From a single Pleurodeles waltl isolate 20211129_DDA chromosome 10, aPleWal1.hap1.20221129, whole genome shotgun sequence genomic region:
- the LOC138262366 gene encoding olfactory receptor 5AP2-like, protein MKNGNWSTVTEFILLGLSDDPILQKALFILFLLMYIIGVQGNSVIFSLITTNPKLHSPMYFFIANLSLVDISLTTITVPKLLLNILTQIKTISFPLCITQLYFFVAVASIESLFLGLMAYDRYVAICNPLRYTAVMNTRVCAKLACSTWLTGFLNSLLHSGMISVLSFCGPNQIQNFFCDIPPLLKLSCSDTTANELVIFTESSMVILTSVLSIVVSYALIIITICRMRSSEGRLRAFSTCSSHLMVVALFYGTIVFTYIRPRSSYSLGKDKVVSVIYTTVTPMLNPFIYSLRNEQVKDALRKVLGRKTATHKI, encoded by the coding sequence ATGAAAAACGGGAACTGGAGCACCGTGACAGAGTTCATCCTCCTGGGACTCTCAGATGATCCAATTCTACAGAAGGCACTCTTCATACTCTTTCTCCTAATGTACATTATTGGAGTGCAAGGTAATAGTGTCATCTTTTCGCTTATCACTACAAACCCGAAACTCCACAGTCCAATGTACTTCTTCATAGCAAACCTTTCACTGGTTGACATCAGCCTAACAACAATCACAGTCCCCAAACTCCTGCTCAACATCCTCACACAAATAAAGACCATCTCCTTCCCTTTGTGTATCACTCAACTCTATTTTTTTGTGGCTGTGGCAAGTATTGAAAGCCTCTTCCTAGGTCTGATGGCATATGACAGGTATGTAGCAATCTGCAATCCACTGCGGTATACAGCAGTGATGAACAccagagtctgtgcaaagcttgcTTGTAGCACATGGTTAACAGGGTTTCTGAACTCTTTGCTGCACAGTGGAATGATCTCGGTCTTATCCTTTTGTGGGCCAAACCAAATTCAAAACTTTTTTTGTGATATCCCACCCTTGCTAAAGCTCTCTTGTTCTGACACCACTGCCAACGAGTTGGTCATTTTCACTGAGTCATCCATGGTTATCCTAACATCAGTCCTCTCTATTGTGGTCTCCTATGCTCTCATTATCATCACCATTTGTAGGATGAGGTCTAGTGAAGGAAGGCTCCGTGCATTCTCCACCTGTTCTTCACACCTGATGGTTGTCGCATTGTTCTATGGGACCATTGTTTTTACCTACATCCGCCCCAGATCCAGCTACTCTCTGGGGAAGGACAAGGTGGTATCTGTTATATACACAACTGTCACTCCAATGCTGAACCCTTTCATTTATAGCCTAAGGAACGAGCAAGTCAAGGATGCCCTGAGGAAGGTCCTTGGTCGAAAGACTGCTACTCACAAAATATAA